The DNA sequence ATTTGGACGGTGAGCGCATACAAGGATCTTCAGAAGATTGTCGAGTATATTGCTGAAGATTCTCCAAATTATGGTTTGGTTTTTTACGAAGGTGTAATGGACAAAGCGCAGACATTAGAGGAGTTCCCGCATAGAGGACGCATTGTACCAGAGATGGGCGATCCAAATATGCGGGAACTTTTTATTCATAGGTATAGACTGATTTACAACGTTATTGGAGATAGTATAATCATCACAACGATCATACATGGAGCAAGGGATTTTAAAAACAAGTAATGTGGGTAAACTCAAGGCTTCTTCGGATAACAATGCATGCATTCACGCTGCGGACCTCTCCGAGTCCCCTGGTCGCCGGAGGAATTTCGAGGAAGCTGATTCAGGCGACAACCCTGCACTGACTAAGCGTATCGCGGCCGCTCACTATCGTTCGCTTAAGGTGGTGGGACGTCATGAACATGGAAATGTTATACGACATACCCCAAAACCTAAAAAGGTGGTTAATAAAATTGTTCAACTTTAATAGACTGGAAGGCAAAAGAATAGAATTGGAGCCATTGGAAACAAGACATACCGAAAGTTTGTTTAACATCTCACAAGCGAATGGAGTTTGGACGTATCTTCCAGGTAGTATTAATACGATTAGAGATATGGATAAATTTATACGTTCCGCTATTGAAGCACGCGAAACGAAACAACAATTTCCGTTTGCAGTTTATGATAAGCAACTAAATGAATACGTTGGGTCAACACAGTATCTAAGAATTTCAGAAATAAATAATAATCTAAACATTGGATGGACATGGTATCATCCTAAAGTATGGAGAACTAAAGTGAACACGGAAGCTAAATATCTACTGTTACGGTACGCATTTGAAGAATTAAAAGTATGTAGGGTAGAAATTATTACAACGACTGATAATGTAAGATCTCAAAAAGCAATTGAGAGGCTAGGAGCAGTAAGAGAAGGAGTATTAAGAAAGAAATTTATAGGTCTTGATTTTGTCATCTTTAGTATTCTCGATACTGAATGGGAATTTGTAAAAAATAGACTTGAAGGTTTTCTCGGAGAAGCAGGGTACGTCATATAACAACGCATTCATGTATCGGGCCTGACGGCCCTTGGTCGCCCGGAGCGATTAGAAGCGGATTCGAATGGAGCATTTTCATGATGAAGCGGAATTAGGAGACAGCCCTGCACCAATCCTTGTGATGGAGAGTAAACATCGTAGAAGAATACAGGACAAATTCGCCAGAAGTTTAGTTGGCAAGGAAGTGATTTGTCTGAACATCCCTGATGATTATCATTACATGGATGAAGACTTGATTGGGCTACTTTTATCAAGTGTGTCTGAATATATCGACGTGCATTAGAGACAATTACACAATTTTGCAATCGGGAAGCCCCTGATATCATATAACAATGTGTTCAAGCATCAGGGGACAAGCTGCCTCGGTCCGCTGGAAGCCGGAAGTGAAGCATATTCGAATTAAGGTAACTCAGTTTTCAGGGAAGTTTACTCAACGGACACATCCGCATCGCGACCGCTCGCTGTCGTTCGCTTAAGTCGGTGGGACGTTGTGAACACGGAAACGTTAGACAAAATTTATGCAATTTTTGTAATATATATAATTCTTGAAGGGAGTGATGTGGTATGAATATTAAACGAACAGTTGCGTTGTCGGTGATGTCAAAATAATCAGTAGAGAATCCGTGACATAGGATTTCTCTACTATAATGGGAGGAATCCGGATTTGATTAGTTTAAGATCGGTTGATCAGAGTAACTGGGAAGAGTGTATTAAACTGAAACCTAAGATTGAACAACAGAGGTTTATTGCCTCGAATTTGTATTCTATTGCTGAGTGTCAATTTCTAACTGGCTTTGTCATGAAGGCTATCTATTTTGATGAGGAACTTGTTGGATTTTCGATGTATGGAGTGGATCCAGATGATCTGAACTATTGGATATACAGATTCATGATTGATGAGCGGTTTCAAAGCCGAGGGTACGGTAAACAAGCTATGAAATTGATCATTCGAGACGTTGAGGCCATGAGTGATCGAAAGGATGTATTATTACTTGGTTATAAGCCGGACAACGAACAAGCCAAGAATCTATATGAGAAAGTCGGGTTTCAAGAAATAGGGATAGCTCCATGGGGAGAAATGCTAGCGAAGTATAGTTTTTGTTAGAATTTCGCAGAGGGCAGAACATCGTCTAACAATGCATTCACGCGGCGGGCCGGTAGGGGATTCAAAGAAGCTAGCGGCCCTTTTGTCGCCAAGAGGGATTTCAGAGTTGTGGCGACAACCCTGCACCGACTAACCGCATCGCGGCTGGCTCCTACGGAGCCTTAAGGAAGTGAGGGTTCGTGAATACATGAACGATATGCGTAAATATTGCAATTGTTAATGAGGGGGGATTCAGGAAGTGGATGAAGAAATTTTACGGTACCCAATCGGTGTGTTTACTCCACAAGAAAGAATAACTGAAGAAACCCGAAATAACTACATAGTTGAAATAGCTGGGATAGTGCCTACATTACAAGAGACAGTCAAGATCCTTAACGGTGAGCAAATACATGTACCATATCGAACAAATGGTTGGACGGTTCAACAGGTAATTCATCACATGGCAGATAATGATATGAATGCATTTATAAGACTTAAGCGAGCGTTGACTGAAACAGAACCACAAGCGACATCATATCGGGAAGATCTGTGGGCTGTGTTAAATGATTACAGGGAAACTCCTGTAATTATATCAATTACTCTATTAGAAGCAATTCATTTTAGATTGTGTAGGTTACTAGAGGGTATGAATGCAGAAGACTTTGAGAAGAAATTCAGAACTAATGTCCTTGGATTAATAACGGCAGATGTAGCCGTTCAAAGATTTATATGGCACAACAAACATCATATTGTTCAAATTCAAGAGCTTATAAAGAGAATGCAATGGTAAGAGCCGTTGTAAGAAAACTCGAAGATGGCAATAACTACACATAATATCGCATTCACGCAGTGGGCCAGGCAGCCCTTGGTCGTCCGGAGCGATTAGAAGTGATTGATGCATTTTCATAAACGATGAAGCAAAAACAGGTGACAACCCTGCACCGACTAACCGCATCTCGGCCGTTCCCTTCGGTCACTTAAGTCGGTGAGGGTTCGTGAATGCGAGAACGTTATACGAAACCCACGAAGCATTATTTGTTAAAAATCAAAGGAAAGAGGAAAGACATTGAAAGAAATATGGCATAGACACCATGGAGTTTA is a window from the Xylanibacillus composti genome containing:
- a CDS encoding YfiT family bacillithiol transferase; its protein translation is MDEEILRYPIGVFTPQERITEETRNNYIVEIAGIVPTLQETVKILNGEQIHVPYRTNGWTVQQVIHHMADNDMNAFIRLKRALTETEPQATSYREDLWAVLNDYRETPVIISITLLEAIHFRLCRLLEGMNAEDFEKKFRTNVLGLITADVAVQRFIWHNKHHIVQIQELIKRMQW
- a CDS encoding GNAT family N-acetyltransferase; amino-acid sequence: MISLRSVDQSNWEECIKLKPKIEQQRFIASNLYSIAECQFLTGFVMKAIYFDEELVGFSMYGVDPDDLNYWIYRFMIDERFQSRGYGKQAMKLIIRDVEAMSDRKDVLLLGYKPDNEQAKNLYEKVGFQEIGIAPWGEMLAKYSFC
- a CDS encoding type II toxin-antitoxin system RelE/ParE family toxin, producing MVQKVIWTVSAYKDLQKIVEYIAEDSPNYGLVFYEGVMDKAQTLEEFPHRGRIVPEMGDPNMRELFIHRYRLIYNVIGDSIIITTIIHGARDFKNK
- a CDS encoding GNAT family N-acetyltransferase, with the translated sequence MNMEMLYDIPQNLKRWLIKLFNFNRLEGKRIELEPLETRHTESLFNISQANGVWTYLPGSINTIRDMDKFIRSAIEARETKQQFPFAVYDKQLNEYVGSTQYLRISEINNNLNIGWTWYHPKVWRTKVNTEAKYLLLRYAFEELKVCRVEIITTTDNVRSQKAIERLGAVREGVLRKKFIGLDFVIFSILDTEWEFVKNRLEGFLGEAGYVI